A genomic stretch from Mya arenaria isolate MELC-2E11 chromosome 10, ASM2691426v1 includes:
- the LOC128206579 gene encoding zinc metalloproteinase nas-6-like, protein MKILLLSALVGLSLSLPSPDQSQSGAAESLEESPNLYPEESSGRFEGDIDIFPGENPFHRNALRNRNLRWPNGVVPYEISSEYPSTVQNIMHAAMQEIETKTRVNGKTCIHFKPHAGETSYVKFVGGDGCHTHVGHVNRRADVTIGHGCERKGTIIHELLHSLGFHHEQSRPDRDNYVTIHYNNIKSGEEGNFKKYSTNEVDTLGQPYDYGSVLHYSAHAFAIDKSKPTIEPKQSGVTIGQRIGLSPIDIKEIQLLYDCVAPDHSGHTSDPHVSLAPTTDPSPSGSDVCTFQSGFCDWHNSQSDTMDWTRNKGTTPSTHTGPHADHSGSTSHYYIYLEASGHTHKAAYLDSKTYPGGDYCVKFYYHMHGANIETLRLYAVAGGTKHSLRSFTGDHGNTWHHQSINAHIHTTGTFHFQFSGHTGSAAKGDIAIDDIEIHSGNC, encoded by the exons ATGAAAATTCTTCTATTATCTGCTCTTGTGGGACTTTCCTTGTCGCTGCCATCTCCTGACCAG agtcAGAGTGGGGCAGCTGAATCATTGGAAG AAAGTCCGAATTTATACCCGGAGGAAAGTTCGGGAAGATTCGAAGGCGATATTGACATTTTTCCCGGCGAAAATCCATTC caTCGCAACGCGCTGCGAAACCGCAACCTGCGATGGCCAAATGGAGTTGTCCCGTACGAAATATCGTCGGAATACC CTTCCACGGTTCAGAACATCATGCACGCCGCCATGCAGGAGATTGAAACAAAAACGAGGGTCAATGGTAAAACCTGTATCCATTTCAAACCCCACGCCGGCGAGACCTCCTACGTCAAGTTTGTAGGAGGAGACGG tTGCCATACTCACGTGGGTCACGTGAACCGAAGAGCTGACGTCACGATTGGTCACGGGTGTGAGCGGAAAGGAACTATCATCCACGAACTATTGCACTCGCTTGGATTCCACCATGAACAGAGCAGACCAGACCGGGACAACTACGTCACGATACACTACAATAACATCAAATCAG GCGAGGAAGGAAACTTCAAGAAATATTCAACGAACGAAGTTGACACGCTGGGACAACCGTACGACTATGGAAGCGTATTGCACTACAG TGCACACGCATTTGCCATCGACAAGTCCAAACCAACCATAGAACCCAAACAATCTGGCGTCACCATCGGCCAAAGGATCGGCCTGAGTCCAATTGATATCAAGGAAATCCAGCTGCTTTATGACTGTGTCGCACCCGACCACAGCGGGCACACGAGTGATCCCCACGTGTCCCTTGCGCCGACAACTGACCCTTCCCCTAGCGGAT CGGACGTTTGCACGTTCCAATCAGGTTTCTGTGACTGGCACAATTCGCAATCTGACACCATGGACTGGACCCGTAACAAAGGCACCACACCAAGCACACACACAGGGCCTCATGCTGATCATAGTGGAAGTACCTCAC ATTACTACATCTACCTGGAAGCGTCAGGCCACACACACAAAGCCGCTTACCTTGACTCCAAGACCTACCCAGGGGGCGACTACTGTGTCAAGTTCTACTACCACATGCACGGCGCCAACATTGAGACACTGCGACTGTACGCCGTGGCTGGAGGGACCAAGCACTCCCTGAGGTCTTTCACAG GTGACCATGGCAACACTTGGCACCACCAGTCCATCAATGCACACATCCACACCACTGGGACATTCCAT ttccagTTCTCTGGCCACACCGGCAGCGCGGCAAAGGGAGATATCGCTATTGATGACATTGAAATTCACTCTGGTAACTGTTAA